Proteins from a genomic interval of Diaphorobacter sp. HDW4A:
- a CDS encoding TRAP transporter small permease — translation MTSNSQANIGSALESESEDSDVFSPAEDTPSRICRWISQLIVLGLIVMMGVEIVVRSLFGWSIQISNELGGYALVAISFLSLGSGQTLHAYHRVHFVEHKLGPVGRARLLFFFDIASLTVSLILLFEFIRFEWLTWNSGDVAATNLMTPLWIPRIALPIGAAVLCWALLRTVAADFRRLRAAQSQKES, via the coding sequence ATGACATCAAATTCTCAAGCCAACATTGGGAGTGCACTCGAATCGGAGAGCGAAGATTCTGATGTATTCAGCCCTGCCGAAGACACGCCCTCCAGAATCTGTCGCTGGATCAGTCAGCTCATTGTGCTGGGCCTGATCGTGATGATGGGTGTCGAAATTGTGGTGCGCAGCCTGTTTGGATGGTCCATCCAGATCAGCAATGAATTGGGCGGCTACGCACTGGTCGCTATTTCCTTCCTCTCGCTGGGTTCAGGTCAGACACTCCATGCCTATCACCGCGTGCACTTCGTCGAGCACAAGCTGGGCCCAGTGGGACGCGCAAGATTGTTGTTCTTTTTTGACATTGCATCACTGACTGTTTCACTGATCCTGCTTTTCGAATTCATCCGTTTCGAATGGCTGACCTGGAATTCTGGAGACGTCGCAGCAACCAACCTGATGACGCCACTCTGGATACCTCGAATTGCCCTGCCCATTGGTGCCGCCGTTCTCTGCTGGGCGCTGCTTCGTACGGTGGCGGCCGATTTCAGGCGTCTGCGTGCCGCTCAATCACAAAAGGAGTCATGA
- the dctP gene encoding TRAP transporter substrate-binding protein DctP translates to MTTNPPRFLRLCAACALMAAAFTSGTASANTNWRAYTYNAVATVTSVKGLNAMTEAIQKETNGQLNIRLNLGGTLPIAATNITQAVGDNIVQMADDTFFVGSVPVGGIVRLPMFLPTRPQFEKAWDIEAETLRSDFDKRGVVLLGRYIYAENVFWSKKKLTSLADIQGQKIRVISPEQSEFIKVLGGIPVTLGTSEVAAGLDRGVIDGALTASSGYGYVWRDLLRYSYRLNVSYIDSLILANKDAWMKLSPEVRTKVQALVDEHTAKMTAAMAAEDQEVTKKLAAEGVVITEPTSAELAEAERRIAPYWKEWGEKRPAAAPVLQKVRAAVGR, encoded by the coding sequence TTGACGACCAATCCACCCCGCTTCCTGCGCCTGTGCGCTGCCTGCGCGCTGATGGCTGCCGCCTTCACCTCCGGGACTGCTTCGGCCAACACCAACTGGCGCGCGTACACCTACAACGCGGTGGCGACCGTCACCTCCGTCAAGGGCCTGAACGCCATGACGGAAGCCATCCAGAAAGAGACCAACGGACAGCTCAACATCCGCTTGAACCTAGGTGGAACGCTGCCCATTGCGGCCACCAACATCACCCAGGCAGTTGGCGACAACATCGTGCAGATGGCGGACGATACCTTCTTCGTGGGCAGCGTGCCGGTGGGCGGCATTGTCCGGCTGCCGATGTTCCTGCCCACAAGGCCTCAGTTCGAGAAGGCGTGGGACATCGAAGCTGAAACGCTGCGTAGTGATTTCGACAAACGCGGAGTCGTACTTCTTGGTCGCTATATCTATGCAGAGAACGTCTTCTGGTCGAAGAAAAAGCTCACCTCGCTGGCCGACATTCAGGGGCAGAAAATCCGCGTGATCTCTCCGGAGCAATCCGAGTTCATCAAGGTGCTGGGCGGCATCCCCGTCACGCTGGGTACTTCGGAAGTGGCTGCGGGTCTGGATCGCGGAGTGATTGACGGTGCGCTCACCGCAAGCTCCGGCTATGGCTATGTCTGGCGAGACCTGCTGCGCTACAGCTATCGCCTGAACGTGAGCTACATCGACTCGCTCATCCTCGCCAACAAGGATGCATGGATGAAGCTCTCTCCTGAAGTTCGCACCAAGGTGCAAGCGCTGGTGGATGAGCACACCGCCAAGATGACAGCCGCCATGGCCGCCGAAGACCAGGAAGTCACCAAGAAGCTTGCGGCCGAAGGCGTGGTGATCACCGAACCCACCAGCGCGGAACTGGCTGAGGCGGAACGCCGCATCGCACCATATTGGAAGGAATGGGGGGAGAAGCGTCCTGCGGCTGCTCCTGTGCTGCAAAAGGTTCGAGCGGCTGTGGGGCGTTGA
- the meaB gene encoding methylmalonyl Co-A mutase-associated GTPase MeaB: MIVRPALDRYALGRQLSMLSNCSSEQLLERGSIATTQHRARRIGITGAPGAGKSTLTGLLAMHRLQEARVGVLAVDPSSPRSGGAILGDRIRMDDLAASEELYIRSVGSRSTTDGLSDNLPEMLDVFDAHGFDEVLLETVGVGQAEYAARCLVDTLALVLLPDSGDAVQAMKSGIMEMADIFVVNKADLPGAQRMVADLQRIAAVSRKHSAEQWRPTVLLTSAKQADSIQKLSAEIDRHQQWLRSAEQESGVQAERARYRLRRIVERQLSAHINQLPHHALRLPLPQQIALVLSQMASNH; this comes from the coding sequence ATGATCGTGCGCCCTGCCCTTGATCGCTACGCGCTTGGCCGGCAATTGAGCATGCTGTCGAACTGCAGCAGCGAGCAACTGCTGGAGCGCGGCAGCATCGCAACGACGCAGCACAGAGCGCGAAGAATCGGAATCACCGGCGCTCCCGGTGCTGGCAAAAGCACCTTGACCGGTCTGCTCGCCATGCACCGACTGCAGGAAGCACGTGTGGGCGTGCTGGCAGTGGACCCCAGCAGCCCCAGATCAGGCGGCGCCATTCTCGGTGATCGCATCCGCATGGACGATCTGGCGGCCAGCGAGGAACTGTATATCCGCTCCGTGGGCTCGCGTTCGACCACCGATGGCCTGTCTGACAACCTGCCCGAAATGCTGGATGTGTTCGATGCCCACGGCTTTGACGAAGTGCTTCTCGAAACCGTGGGCGTAGGCCAGGCCGAATACGCGGCGCGCTGCCTGGTGGATACGCTGGCGCTCGTACTGCTGCCTGACAGTGGCGACGCCGTTCAGGCCATGAAGTCAGGGATCATGGAAATGGCGGACATCTTCGTGGTCAACAAGGCGGATCTTCCCGGTGCGCAGCGCATGGTGGCAGACTTGCAGCGCATCGCCGCCGTATCACGCAAGCACTCCGCTGAGCAATGGCGGCCTACGGTGCTGCTTACATCGGCAAAGCAAGCCGACTCCATTCAAAAACTTTCCGCAGAAATAGATCGCCATCAACAATGGCTGCGCAGTGCCGAACAGGAAAGTGGCGTGCAAGCAGAGCGCGCACGGTACCGGTTGCGACGCATCGTCGAGCGGCAACTGAGCGCGCACATCAACCAGTTGCCGCACCACGCGCTGCGACTTCCCCTGCCACAGCAGATAGCCTTGGTCCTCTCTCAAATGGCGTCCAACCACTGA
- a CDS encoding enoyl-CoA hydratase/isomerase family protein, whose amino-acid sequence MDTLTELPALPVLREKRTSGSTWITINRAHKHNALARPVLQMLADAVREAAADTTTRYIVLCGTGDRYFAAGGDLKDLASVRDEASVRTMMDEACGALDAIRLCPVPVLAYLNGDAIGGGAELALACDMRLQAANARIGYIQARLAITSAWGGGPDLFQLLGTSRAMRMMCRGELIDAAQALQWGLCDAVITDGASGEDMNAFLKPMDRVSPQVLRGIKAQAIAARRENTWAAHRRVEQRHLMHTWLHDDHWAASENILTKGST is encoded by the coding sequence ATGGACACACTCACAGAACTCCCTGCTCTACCCGTGCTTCGAGAGAAGCGTACATCCGGCTCCACCTGGATCACCATCAACCGTGCGCATAAACACAACGCGCTGGCGCGGCCAGTCCTGCAAATGCTGGCGGATGCCGTACGAGAAGCGGCGGCGGATACTACGACCCGCTACATCGTGCTGTGCGGCACGGGGGATCGCTACTTTGCAGCCGGTGGTGACCTGAAAGATCTCGCCAGCGTGCGAGACGAGGCCAGCGTTCGCACGATGATGGACGAGGCCTGCGGTGCGCTCGACGCCATTCGCCTGTGTCCCGTTCCCGTCCTGGCGTATCTCAACGGTGATGCCATCGGCGGCGGCGCAGAGCTGGCCTTGGCATGTGACATGCGGCTGCAAGCTGCGAACGCGCGCATCGGCTACATACAGGCGCGCCTTGCAATTACATCGGCCTGGGGTGGTGGCCCGGATCTGTTCCAACTGCTGGGCACTTCCCGCGCCATGCGGATGATGTGCCGGGGCGAGCTGATCGACGCTGCGCAGGCTCTGCAATGGGGCCTCTGTGACGCCGTCATCACCGATGGAGCGTCGGGCGAAGACATGAACGCGTTTTTGAAACCGATGGATCGCGTTTCACCGCAGGTGCTCCGGGGCATCAAAGCACAAGCCATCGCCGCCCGGCGCGAAAACACATGGGCTGCGCACCGGCGCGTTGAACAGCGCCACCTTATGCATACCTGGCTGCATGACGATCACTGGGCTGCGTCCGAAAACATTCTCACCAAAGGCTCCACATGA
- a CDS encoding methylmalonyl-CoA mutase has translation MNMRAPDSNLPLMEPVLSSRNRSGIEIPPSVDSSAVHADRIGSPGQYPFTRGIFPDGYQGRLWTIRQYSGFGTAEESNERYKFLLDQGQTGLSVALDLPTQCGYDPTHPMARPEIGKVGVSLSNLSEAEILFKDLDLASISTSFTINGTAAIIYAMYLAVADKQGVPRAKLTGTIQNDILKEYVARGTWIFPVRPSMRLIADSILYSNEVTPRFNPISIAGAHVRDAGATAAEEMAYTLANGLAYVDELRSRGGDVEKFAKRLSFFFYVHMDFFEEIAKFRAGRRLWARFMKERYGVQDAKAQHLRFGVVCGGSSLVAPQPYNNVVRVAVETMAAVFGGAQSIFTCALDEAFQIPTEFSAELAVRTQQMIAYESGIARTVDPLGGSYFLEEHTDRMEEMILKVMREIDSYGGMEKAIEDGWIQMRLAERGLERKLDTDAGLNVIVGQNHFSKADEEIKIGELFTLDPTIAQRALEKYQRTLDTRNAAEVQRTLASLSQAAANDGENVMPYLVDCCHAYATVEEMVNTLKQQWGEFKEPVNL, from the coding sequence ATGAACATGCGCGCACCCGATTCAAACCTTCCCTTGATGGAGCCCGTGCTCTCAAGCCGCAATCGCAGCGGCATAGAGATTCCGCCATCCGTGGATTCAAGTGCCGTCCACGCTGATCGCATCGGCTCGCCGGGACAGTACCCGTTCACACGAGGTATCTTTCCCGATGGCTATCAGGGCCGGTTATGGACGATCCGGCAGTACTCGGGCTTTGGCACCGCTGAGGAATCCAACGAACGCTACAAGTTCCTGCTCGATCAGGGGCAGACTGGCCTGTCCGTAGCGCTGGATCTGCCAACCCAATGCGGCTATGACCCGACGCATCCGATGGCGCGCCCCGAGATCGGCAAGGTCGGTGTATCGCTGTCCAATCTGAGTGAAGCAGAGATCCTGTTCAAGGATCTAGATCTCGCCAGCATCTCCACATCGTTCACCATCAACGGCACAGCCGCCATCATCTACGCCATGTACCTGGCTGTGGCCGACAAACAGGGCGTGCCGCGCGCCAAACTGACCGGCACGATCCAGAACGACATCCTCAAGGAATATGTGGCGCGCGGCACATGGATCTTCCCGGTGCGACCTTCCATGCGGCTGATCGCCGATTCCATCTTGTATTCCAACGAGGTCACGCCGCGCTTCAACCCCATCAGCATTGCAGGTGCACACGTACGCGATGCAGGTGCCACAGCAGCGGAGGAAATGGCTTACACCCTGGCCAACGGACTGGCCTACGTGGATGAGCTTCGCTCGCGAGGCGGTGACGTGGAGAAGTTCGCCAAGCGTCTGTCCTTCTTCTTTTACGTGCACATGGATTTCTTCGAGGAGATCGCCAAGTTCCGCGCCGGTCGCCGGCTCTGGGCGCGCTTCATGAAGGAGCGCTACGGCGTTCAGGACGCGAAGGCACAGCATCTTCGCTTTGGCGTGGTCTGCGGCGGCTCTTCTCTGGTGGCGCCACAGCCCTATAACAACGTCGTGCGCGTCGCTGTGGAAACCATGGCTGCTGTGTTCGGTGGTGCGCAGTCCATCTTCACCTGCGCGCTGGATGAGGCGTTCCAGATTCCAACAGAGTTTTCCGCCGAGCTGGCCGTGCGAACCCAACAAATGATCGCTTACGAGTCAGGTATCGCTCGCACCGTGGACCCGCTGGGCGGAAGCTATTTTCTGGAAGAACACACAGATCGCATGGAGGAGATGATTCTCAAGGTGATGCGTGAGATCGACTCATATGGCGGCATGGAGAAAGCCATCGAGGACGGTTGGATCCAGATGCGACTTGCGGAGCGCGGACTGGAGAGAAAGCTCGACACCGACGCAGGTCTCAACGTCATCGTGGGGCAAAACCATTTTAGCAAAGCAGACGAGGAAATCAAGATCGGTGAGCTGTTCACGCTGGATCCGACCATTGCCCAACGGGCACTGGAAAAGTATCAGCGCACGCTCGACACACGCAACGCTGCCGAGGTGCAACGCACTCTCGCCAGTCTCTCGCAGGCCGCAGCCAATGATGGTGAAAATGTCATGCCCTATCTCGTCGATTGTTGCCACGCCTATGCAACCGTCGAAGAAATGGTGAACACACTCAAGCAGCAATGGGGCGAATTCAAGGAACCGGTGAACCTATGA
- a CDS encoding TRAP transporter large permease → MMFGEYQIVFIFILFFLLLASGMAVPFAIMLPAVVYLYMQGGIGALHGLGITSWGSMDAYTLTSIPLFVLMAEILQGSGLAMKVYAGLSQLVRKVPGGLLQTNVAGCAVFAAVSGSSIATAAAIGKVALPQLEARGYDRRLSTGSLAAGGTLGVLIPPSIAMIVYATFTETSVAKLFMAGIVPGIVLTLLFMTYIGFAAIMRPEISPRERSVLTRRLLFRALIDIVPFMLLIGGIMGSIYSGLATPTEAAAAGCIFALIIALTFGRLPMREFVACLKRTTIAISNILFITYAAFIFSYAMSYAGVGEDVTNFIIGLKLSKVEFFLALLILFTALGALVESLGMIVITVPLLYPLLANYGIDPVWFGIIVVLFIEMGQITPPIGINLFVIQSISRGRISDVVVGTVPFHLLMFVLLLMLVAWPELALWLPNRVTGN, encoded by the coding sequence ATGATGTTCGGTGAATATCAGATTGTCTTCATTTTTATTTTGTTCTTTCTGCTGCTGGCATCAGGCATGGCAGTGCCATTTGCGATCATGTTGCCAGCGGTGGTCTATCTGTATATGCAGGGTGGTATCGGTGCCCTTCATGGACTGGGGATAACGAGTTGGGGGAGCATGGATGCCTATACCCTGACGTCGATTCCGTTGTTCGTGTTGATGGCGGAGATACTGCAGGGCAGTGGTCTCGCGATGAAGGTCTACGCAGGACTGTCGCAGTTGGTGCGCAAGGTGCCAGGCGGCCTGCTGCAAACTAACGTCGCCGGCTGCGCGGTCTTCGCAGCAGTCAGTGGCTCCAGCATTGCCACCGCGGCAGCGATTGGCAAGGTGGCCCTACCACAGCTCGAGGCAAGGGGATACGACCGCAGACTCTCCACAGGCTCACTAGCAGCAGGCGGCACACTGGGCGTTCTGATTCCGCCGTCGATCGCCATGATCGTGTATGCAACGTTCACCGAAACGTCTGTGGCCAAGCTCTTCATGGCGGGAATCGTACCGGGCATCGTGCTGACGCTGCTGTTCATGACGTACATCGGATTCGCAGCCATCATGCGTCCTGAGATCTCCCCCAGAGAGCGCAGCGTTCTCACGCGTCGACTGCTCTTTCGTGCCTTGATTGACATCGTGCCATTCATGCTGTTGATCGGCGGAATCATGGGCTCCATCTACTCGGGCCTCGCCACACCCACGGAAGCAGCTGCAGCGGGATGCATCTTCGCGCTGATCATCGCCCTGACGTTCGGAAGACTTCCGATGCGTGAGTTCGTCGCCTGCCTCAAACGCACCACCATCGCCATCAGCAACATTCTTTTCATAACCTACGCGGCCTTCATCTTTTCTTATGCGATGAGCTATGCGGGCGTTGGCGAAGATGTGACGAACTTCATCATCGGACTCAAGCTCAGCAAAGTCGAATTCTTCCTGGCATTGCTGATCCTGTTCACCGCGCTGGGAGCACTGGTGGAGAGTCTGGGGATGATCGTGATCACCGTGCCCCTTCTCTACCCGCTGCTGGCCAACTATGGCATCGATCCGGTGTGGTTCGGAATCATCGTGGTTCTGTTCATCGAGATGGGGCAGATCACACCACCCATTGGCATCAATCTGTTCGTGATTCAAAGCATTTCCCGTGGCCGCATCTCAGATGTGGTCGTAGGCACTGTCCCGTTTCACCTGTTGATGTTCGTGCTGCTGCTCATGCTGGTGGCCTGGCCCGAATTGGCGCTGTGGCTACCTAACCGCGTCACCGGCAATTGA
- a CDS encoding alpha-hydroxy acid oxidase → MNIQKAINLEDMRTLARRRLPRIAFDFIDGGADDERGMQRNRDAFSRHCLLPRYLRDVSKRIQTVSLFGRSYASPIGISPTGLAGLWRPDADLMQAAAARDANVPFLLSSASNAALEDVMKVAPEHVWFQMYCTTNEQINADLVQRAIACQVKVLVISVDVPVNSNRERNKRNGFARPFRMTPAIVLEALGHPAWVLRYLRTGGVPMMQNWKPYAGQNAAATDVADLYGTLTPAPMVSWEHIKRIRAAWPGPMLIKGLLHPEDAFEAARLGVNGLVVSNHGGRQLDAAPASLEMLPMIAAAVGDRMELILDSGVRRGSDVVIARCLGARACIFGRPSLFGVAAGGQPGVARVLQIMHNEIDMVLAQMGCADFNDLSADWLRSPPVHRLHPTPIQALHA, encoded by the coding sequence ATGAACATTCAAAAAGCCATCAATCTCGAAGACATGCGCACTCTGGCGCGTCGCCGACTGCCTCGCATCGCGTTTGATTTTATTGACGGTGGTGCTGATGACGAACGGGGTATGCAACGCAACCGGGACGCCTTTTCCAGGCATTGCCTGCTTCCCCGCTATCTGCGCGACGTGAGCAAGCGCATACAGACGGTGTCCCTTTTCGGTCGCAGTTACGCCAGCCCCATCGGCATATCGCCCACCGGATTGGCCGGATTGTGGAGACCCGATGCCGACCTGATGCAGGCGGCGGCAGCCCGCGATGCGAACGTGCCATTTCTGCTCTCCAGCGCCAGCAACGCAGCACTGGAAGACGTGATGAAGGTCGCGCCTGAGCATGTCTGGTTCCAGATGTACTGCACCACCAATGAGCAGATCAATGCCGATCTCGTGCAGCGCGCCATCGCCTGCCAGGTCAAGGTACTGGTGATTTCCGTGGACGTTCCCGTCAACTCCAACCGGGAACGCAACAAACGCAATGGGTTTGCCAGACCGTTTCGGATGACACCGGCCATCGTTCTGGAAGCGCTGGGACACCCCGCCTGGGTGCTGCGCTATCTGCGCACCGGAGGCGTTCCGATGATGCAGAACTGGAAGCCCTACGCGGGCCAGAACGCGGCAGCCACCGATGTGGCCGATCTGTACGGCACCCTGACGCCAGCGCCCATGGTGAGTTGGGAACATATCAAGCGCATCCGCGCCGCGTGGCCGGGACCCATGTTGATCAAGGGTCTGCTGCACCCGGAAGACGCGTTCGAAGCTGCGCGCCTCGGAGTCAACGGCCTTGTAGTCTCCAACCACGGGGGCCGTCAACTGGATGCCGCGCCCGCGTCTCTGGAGATGCTGCCCATGATCGCTGCTGCCGTTGGCGATCGCATGGAGCTGATTCTGGACAGCGGCGTGCGGCGCGGCTCCGACGTAGTCATCGCCCGTTGCCTGGGCGCGCGTGCCTGCATCTTCGGGCGCCCGTCGCTCTTTGGCGTTGCAGCCGGTGGGCAGCCCGGCGTGGCCCGGGTGCTGCAGATCATGCACAACGAAATCGACATGGTGCTCGCACAGATGGGCTGTGCCGACTTCAATGACCTGAGCGCCGATTGGCTGCGCTCGCCACCCGTACACAGGCTGCACCCAACGCCAATCCAGGCTCTGCACGCCTGA
- a CDS encoding SMP-30/gluconolactonase/LRE family protein, producing the protein MFAPPEKLKAEVFTKIPENFLSHDKRSEWCNTQLHGAQAGVFLEGPSFDLDGNLWVVDIPWGRIFRIDPKGNVELVTEYAGEPNGLKFHPDGRAFIADCRNGIMVLDPRTGRIDPYLERARLERFKGCNDLFFASNGDLYFTDQGQTGLHDATGRLMRLRTNGQLDVVLDCVPSPNGLVMNLDETAVYLAATRDNAIWRVPLMPDGSATKVGVYIQMSGGGGPDGIALDEQGGLAVCHVGFGAVWIFSPKGEPLYRIDAPEGLATTNCAYGGADGRTLYMIESRTGSILTARVPVAGRSMYSHSKAR; encoded by the coding sequence ATGTTCGCACCTCCTGAAAAACTGAAGGCGGAAGTCTTCACCAAAATCCCCGAAAATTTCCTTTCGCATGACAAGCGCAGCGAGTGGTGCAACACGCAACTGCACGGCGCACAGGCTGGCGTGTTTCTCGAAGGCCCCTCATTCGATCTCGATGGCAATCTGTGGGTCGTTGACATCCCCTGGGGCCGCATCTTCCGCATCGACCCTAAAGGCAATGTCGAACTCGTCACCGAATATGCAGGTGAGCCCAATGGACTGAAATTTCACCCCGATGGCCGAGCCTTCATCGCCGACTGCCGTAACGGAATCATGGTGCTGGACCCTCGTACGGGCCGCATCGATCCCTATCTGGAGCGCGCAAGGCTCGAGCGCTTCAAAGGCTGCAACGACCTGTTCTTCGCCAGCAATGGAGATCTGTACTTCACCGATCAGGGACAGACCGGATTGCATGACGCCACCGGCCGCCTCATGCGCTTGCGCACCAATGGGCAACTGGATGTGGTGCTCGATTGCGTACCCAGCCCCAACGGGCTCGTCATGAACCTGGACGAAACAGCCGTCTACCTCGCGGCCACCCGCGACAACGCCATCTGGCGGGTACCGCTCATGCCCGACGGCAGCGCCACCAAGGTAGGCGTCTACATACAGATGTCGGGCGGCGGCGGGCCTGATGGGATTGCGCTGGATGAACAAGGCGGTCTGGCAGTGTGCCACGTAGGCTTTGGAGCCGTCTGGATCTTCAGCCCCAAGGGCGAGCCGCTGTATCGCATTGACGCCCCCGAGGGACTTGCCACCACCAACTGCGCCTACGGCGGTGCTGATGGGCGCACTCTGTACATGATCGAATCGCGTACCGGCAGCATCCTCACAGCCCGAGTGCCCGTTGCAGGGCGCAGCATGTATTCCCACTCCAAAGCTCGCTGA
- a CDS encoding cobalamin B12-binding domain-containing protein, translating into MNHSTKKYPLTGRRILIGKPGLDGHDIGAKIIALTLRDAGAEVIYTGLRRSAKQIAQVAVDEGVDAVGLSILSGSHKELVSDVLNELRERHSEDIKVFVGGTIPPEDHSHLHSLGVTAIFTADMPLQSVVNRLSKDLE; encoded by the coding sequence ATGAACCACTCGACCAAAAAGTATCCACTGACGGGCCGCCGCATACTGATTGGAAAGCCGGGCCTGGACGGGCACGACATCGGCGCAAAGATCATCGCGCTGACACTGCGCGACGCAGGCGCTGAAGTCATCTACACGGGCTTGCGCCGCAGTGCAAAACAGATCGCGCAGGTGGCTGTGGACGAGGGCGTGGATGCGGTGGGCCTGAGCATTCTCTCCGGCAGCCACAAGGAACTGGTGAGCGATGTGCTCAATGAACTGCGCGAGCGCCACTCGGAAGACATCAAGGTATTCGTGGGCGGCACGATTCCGCCGGAAGATCACTCGCATCTGCACAGTCTGGGAGTGACCGCGATTTTCACCGCCGACATGCCACTTCAAAGCGTCGTGAATCGCCTGTCGAAAGATCTGGAATGA
- a CDS encoding CaiB/BaiF CoA-transferase family protein encodes MSTRGAHQGRGPLAGLRIIEVGHMLAGPYCGLLLADMGAEVIKIEPPEGDIGRRVSPHFIGEHNAYFASLNRNKQSVVLDLASPEGRSALEQIASTSHALVTNLRPSAIKKLGLTYQALQHCNPTLVCVALTGYGLDGEFAESPAYDYVIQAITGVMALTGDPDAPPTKAGYSAVDNSAGIFAALGLLARIIEGQGGQVDVAMYDVMLSQLNYLAGAALNAGEVIERLANSSHPYMVPAQIFATNNGWLTLFITHDKFWQKFCVEIGKPQWCTHPHFATMTARREHRDDVLNAITDTLLTQSASQWVQRLAPLGIVVSEIGTLTSALQSDLTRARNMVVQLGDGSVPLRAVASPLKFEGHAVNYALPPLLNEHYNKVLEAR; translated from the coding sequence ATGAGCACGCGCGGCGCACACCAGGGGCGCGGACCGCTTGCGGGGCTGCGCATCATCGAGGTGGGGCATATGCTCGCGGGCCCCTATTGTGGATTGCTGCTGGCCGACATGGGCGCTGAGGTCATCAAGATCGAGCCACCGGAAGGTGATATCGGCCGCCGCGTGAGTCCGCATTTCATCGGAGAGCACAACGCCTACTTTGCAAGCCTCAACCGCAACAAGCAAAGCGTGGTGCTGGATCTTGCGTCGCCTGAAGGGCGCAGTGCGCTGGAGCAGATCGCATCCACATCCCACGCGCTGGTGACCAATCTGCGACCTTCGGCAATCAAGAAGCTCGGGCTCACCTACCAAGCATTGCAACACTGCAACCCGACACTGGTCTGTGTGGCGCTCACGGGTTATGGCCTCGATGGCGAGTTCGCCGAAAGCCCGGCGTACGACTATGTGATTCAGGCCATCACCGGCGTCATGGCGCTCACAGGCGACCCGGATGCGCCTCCCACCAAGGCCGGCTACTCCGCCGTAGACAACTCCGCCGGCATCTTCGCGGCGCTGGGCTTGCTCGCGCGGATCATCGAAGGCCAAGGCGGTCAGGTGGATGTAGCCATGTATGACGTGATGCTTTCCCAGCTCAACTATCTGGCGGGCGCGGCGCTCAACGCCGGGGAAGTCATCGAGCGCCTGGCCAATTCCTCGCATCCCTACATGGTGCCCGCGCAGATCTTTGCGACGAACAATGGGTGGCTCACCTTGTTCATCACTCACGACAAGTTCTGGCAGAAGTTCTGCGTTGAGATCGGCAAGCCGCAATGGTGCACGCACCCCCACTTCGCCACGATGACTGCACGTCGTGAACATCGCGACGATGTATTGAACGCCATCACCGACACTCTGCTGACTCAATCCGCATCGCAATGGGTGCAGAGGCTTGCGCCGCTGGGCATCGTGGTGTCTGAAATCGGCACACTCACATCGGCGCTGCAGAGCGATTTGACGCGTGCAAGAAACATGGTTGTGCAGCTCGGCGACGGAAGCGTTCCGCTGCGTGCAGTCGCCAGCCCGCTGAAGTTTGAAGGCCATGCTGTGAACTACGCACTGCCACCTCTGCTCAATGAACACTACAACAAGGTACTGGAGGCGCGTTGA